Proteins encoded together in one Streptomyces sp. DH-12 window:
- a CDS encoding DEAD/DEAH box helicase, whose product MATVAGAGDGQGVLDDAVSEDGIVLDASGDVALPDGGAVSYAPGAQVRIRDEQWLVRKVAPTARDGWMVEVTGVSPFVRGTDAVFYSRLDDIQVLDPRKTELVPDGSPNHRKARLYLEAVIRKTALPQTEHGLALADGFLMDKQTHQLRPAELALSMKNPQPRLLIADVVGLGKTLEIGILLAELIRRGRGERILVVTPAHVLEQFQRELWTRFSIPLVRLDSTGIQRIQQDIPAGRNPFAYFKRAIISVDTLKSDVYAHHLDSTEWDAVVIDESHNLVNRGTKNNDLARLLARRTDALILASATPHNGDAGSFAELIRMLDEAAIANPSDYDVKDLDHLYIRRTKTDKEVRDSLKGVWADRGPSEPVPAQATAKERAVFEELAARWIPRDPAASSVCADPLAAYNFFKAFLSSHKALQKSLEARRRYLAKPAKVKKGEDPAAREAALEVERGAIVELERLAGEIGDEDSAKLNALVEQLEKIGVGPGSDTRVVVFSERIPTLTWLAETVPARLGFQKTGAVEAGEKKDRPWLAYGGAVQVMHGEATNEDEQKRIVEKFGLRDDPVRILFTGDVASEGVNLHQECHQLIHYDLPWSLIRIEQRNGRIDRYGQKEKPQFRALVLTSDVEWRRVPETGEALPLDDRLVGAKLLKREEEAHRIDGSAETVTGLYRAQEEENRLTRDLLAGRTVEESIKQSSGGSSSLLRKMMGNIGSRSAQDDVASATVPSVFRSTSAYFEEALRQICPTGPDNELKLRHEDDGTIAFEPPADLQYRFKALPKSYLTEQHILPTGKAPGRLRITFDKGLGEKRLKAARESSKTQWPNVSYVSDVHPVLDWVTDKALASLRHDEAFVLAHRPDTAAAAKLDPRLPAELSGPVCLVQGIHSNAVGRPTVVEWMAVVGLPGAPRVVRMDAAFLAACGVGPKMPGRAVSEEEREALQRLVPQAVDEAARYLREQEAEYARRIDDMLAPYEKRVTRWQQDALFASARSAKDRNDVNLTASRRKTLIKSLKTSGAPMLRLLCVLQPLSTAATAVAAGETTR is encoded by the coding sequence GTGGCCACCGTTGCGGGGGCCGGTGACGGCCAGGGTGTGCTCGACGACGCGGTGAGCGAGGACGGGATCGTTCTCGACGCGTCGGGTGACGTGGCGCTGCCGGACGGCGGGGCGGTCTCCTACGCGCCGGGGGCCCAGGTGCGGATCCGTGACGAGCAGTGGCTCGTCCGCAAGGTCGCGCCCACGGCGCGGGACGGCTGGATGGTGGAGGTCACCGGCGTCTCCCCGTTCGTGCGGGGCACAGACGCCGTCTTCTACAGCCGGCTCGACGACATCCAGGTGCTCGACCCGCGCAAGACCGAACTGGTCCCCGACGGCTCCCCCAACCACCGTAAGGCCCGCCTCTACCTGGAGGCGGTGATCCGCAAGACAGCGCTGCCCCAGACCGAGCACGGGCTCGCGCTAGCCGATGGCTTCCTCATGGACAAGCAGACCCACCAGCTACGCCCGGCCGAGCTCGCCCTCTCCATGAAGAACCCGCAGCCGCGGCTGCTCATCGCCGACGTGGTGGGGCTCGGCAAGACCCTGGAGATCGGCATCCTGCTGGCCGAGCTGATCCGGCGCGGGCGGGGCGAGCGAATCCTCGTGGTCACGCCGGCGCACGTCCTGGAGCAGTTCCAGCGCGAACTGTGGACCCGGTTCTCGATCCCGCTCGTCAGGCTCGACTCCACGGGCATCCAGCGCATCCAGCAGGACATCCCCGCGGGCCGGAACCCCTTCGCCTACTTCAAGCGGGCGATCATCTCCGTGGACACGCTCAAGAGCGACGTGTACGCCCACCACCTGGACTCCACCGAGTGGGACGCCGTCGTGATCGACGAGTCGCACAACCTGGTCAACCGCGGCACGAAGAACAACGATCTCGCCCGTCTGCTGGCCCGCCGCACCGACGCGCTGATCCTCGCCTCGGCGACTCCGCACAACGGCGACGCCGGGTCGTTCGCCGAGCTGATCAGAATGCTGGACGAGGCCGCGATCGCGAACCCGTCGGACTACGACGTGAAGGACCTCGACCACCTCTACATCCGGCGCACCAAGACGGACAAGGAGGTGCGCGACTCCCTCAAAGGCGTGTGGGCCGACCGCGGCCCGTCCGAGCCGGTCCCCGCGCAGGCCACCGCGAAGGAGCGCGCGGTGTTCGAGGAACTGGCCGCCCGCTGGATCCCGCGCGATCCGGCCGCCTCCTCGGTGTGTGCCGACCCGCTCGCCGCCTACAACTTCTTCAAGGCCTTCCTCTCCTCGCACAAGGCGCTCCAGAAGTCGCTGGAGGCGCGGCGCCGCTATCTGGCCAAGCCCGCGAAGGTGAAGAAGGGCGAGGACCCAGCCGCCCGCGAGGCCGCGCTCGAGGTTGAACGCGGGGCGATCGTGGAGCTGGAGCGGCTGGCCGGCGAGATCGGCGACGAGGACTCGGCGAAGCTGAACGCGCTGGTCGAGCAGCTGGAGAAGATCGGTGTCGGCCCGGGGTCGGACACCCGCGTCGTCGTCTTCTCCGAGCGCATCCCCACGCTGACCTGGCTGGCGGAGACCGTCCCCGCCCGGCTCGGGTTCCAGAAGACCGGTGCCGTCGAGGCGGGTGAGAAGAAGGACCGGCCCTGGCTGGCGTACGGCGGAGCAGTTCAGGTGATGCACGGCGAGGCCACCAACGAGGACGAGCAGAAGCGGATCGTCGAAAAGTTCGGGCTGCGCGACGACCCGGTGCGCATCCTGTTCACGGGCGACGTCGCCTCCGAGGGCGTCAACCTCCACCAGGAGTGCCACCAGCTCATCCACTACGACCTGCCCTGGTCGCTGATCCGTATCGAGCAGCGCAACGGCCGTATCGACCGCTACGGGCAGAAGGAGAAGCCGCAGTTCCGCGCCCTGGTACTCACCAGCGACGTGGAGTGGCGGCGCGTTCCGGAGACCGGCGAGGCCCTGCCGCTCGACGACCGGCTGGTCGGCGCCAAGCTCCTGAAGCGCGAGGAGGAGGCGCACCGGATCGACGGCTCGGCTGAGACGGTCACCGGCCTGTACCGGGCGCAGGAGGAGGAGAACCGCCTCACGCGGGATCTGCTCGCCGGCCGCACCGTGGAGGAGTCCATCAAGCAGTCCAGCGGCGGCTCCTCGTCGCTGCTCAGGAAGATGATGGGCAACATCGGGTCCCGGTCGGCCCAGGACGACGTGGCGTCCGCGACCGTCCCGAGCGTGTTCCGCTCGACCTCCGCCTACTTCGAGGAGGCCCTGCGCCAGATCTGCCCGACGGGGCCGGACAACGAGCTGAAGCTGCGCCACGAGGACGACGGCACGATCGCGTTCGAGCCGCCGGCCGACCTGCAGTACCGCTTCAAGGCGCTGCCCAAGTCGTACCTGACCGAGCAACACATCCTGCCCACGGGCAAGGCCCCCGGACGACTGCGCATCACCTTCGACAAGGGGCTCGGGGAGAAGCGGCTGAAGGCGGCCCGCGAGTCGTCCAAGACCCAGTGGCCCAACGTCAGCTACGTCTCGGACGTGCATCCCGTCCTGGACTGGGTGACCGACAAGGCGCTCGCGTCCCTGCGGCACGACGAGGCGTTCGTCCTCGCCCACCGCCCCGACACCGCCGCGGCGGCCAAACTGGATCCTCGCCTGCCGGCGGAGCTGTCCGGGCCGGTCTGTCTGGTGCAGGGCATCCACTCCAACGCCGTGGGCCGCCCCACCGTGGTGGAGTGGATGGCCGTCGTCGGACTGCCAGGCGCGCCCCGGGTCGTGCGCATGGACGCCGCCTTCCTCGCCGCGTGCGGTGTCGGGCCGAAGATGCCCGGCCGCGCCGTGTCCGAGGAGGAGCGCGAGGCGCTGCAGCGGCTCGTCCCCCAGGCGGTCGACGAGGCGGCACGGTACCTGCGCGAGCAGGAGGCCGAGTACGCGCGGCGCATCGACGACATGCTCGCCCCGTACGAGAAGCGGGTGACGCGGTGGCAGCAGGATGCGCTGTTCGCCTCGGCCCGCTCGGCGAAGGACCGCAACGACGTGAACCTCACGGCCAGCCGCCGCAAGACCCTCATCAAGTCGCTGAAGACCTCGGGGGCGCCCATGCTGCGCCTGCTCTGCGTCCTGCAGCCCCTGTCCACCGCCGCCACCGCCGTCGCCGCTGGGGAGACCACCCGATGA
- a CDS encoding serine/threonine-protein kinase, which yields MNGVPGQIGRYAVERELGSGGMGEVYLAFSPAGDPVAVKLIRPDRLDPVTRARFEKEALIARTVVGTNRVARFLDADPYAERPWLAMEYVPGRTLLSYVDGSGPLSAPLVASLGALLAEGLQAVHAVGLLHRDLKPQNVMLGAYGPILIDFGLGAFLDTAKDTLSHSGMIIGTVRCMPPEQALGRTKVKESADVYGLGTVLLYAATGHYPYDGARWEAIVAQVANADQAPDLSGLPPALEPLIGSMLAHDPADRPSLDAVMAGCTSVLAAAGLSPMAARHALIDATATDEEGPAHGNEPSSAAWKRIAEHAVILDENEPDSPLDGPPPAAPEPDAEGAEGAAESAGAENVPDSSADGTAPPAPVVEVPVPVPVPRKPGRPPASLQVAEELRSRYAAQPGL from the coding sequence ATGAACGGGGTGCCCGGACAGATCGGCCGGTACGCGGTCGAGCGGGAGCTGGGCTCGGGGGGAATGGGTGAGGTCTATCTGGCCTTCTCGCCCGCCGGCGATCCGGTCGCGGTGAAGCTGATCCGTCCGGACCGGCTGGACCCGGTCACTCGTGCGCGCTTCGAGAAGGAAGCGCTCATCGCCAGGACGGTCGTGGGCACGAACCGGGTTGCCCGGTTCCTGGACGCCGACCCCTACGCGGAACGGCCGTGGCTGGCCATGGAGTACGTGCCGGGCCGGACGCTGCTGTCGTACGTGGACGGGAGCGGTCCGCTGTCCGCTCCCCTGGTGGCGAGCCTCGGCGCCCTGCTGGCCGAGGGGCTTCAGGCCGTTCACGCGGTGGGGCTGCTCCACCGGGACCTGAAGCCGCAGAACGTCATGCTGGGGGCGTACGGCCCCATCCTGATCGACTTCGGCCTCGGAGCGTTCCTCGACACCGCCAAGGACACGCTGTCCCACAGCGGGATGATCATCGGCACCGTGCGCTGTATGCCTCCCGAGCAGGCGCTGGGGCGGACGAAGGTCAAGGAGTCCGCCGACGTGTACGGGCTCGGCACAGTGCTGCTGTACGCGGCCACTGGGCACTACCCCTACGACGGGGCGCGCTGGGAGGCGATCGTCGCGCAGGTAGCCAACGCCGATCAGGCTCCGGACCTGAGCGGCCTTCCCCCGGCACTGGAACCGCTGATCGGCTCGATGCTGGCCCACGACCCGGCCGACCGGCCCTCCCTCGACGCGGTGATGGCCGGATGCACGAGTGTGCTGGCTGCGGCGGGGCTGTCCCCCATGGCCGCCCGGCACGCCCTGATCGACGCCACCGCGACGGACGAGGAGGGGCCGGCTCACGGGAACGAACCATCGTCGGCGGCATGGAAGCGGATCGCCGAGCACGCGGTCATACTCGACGAAAACGAGCCGGACAGCCCTCTGGACGGTCCTCCACCGGCCGCACCGGAACCGGATGCGGAGGGCGCGGAAGGCGCCGCCGAGAGCGCCGGGGCCGAGAACGTGCCCGACTCGTCTGCGGACGGCACGGCACCCCCCGCCCCGGTGGTCGAGGTCCCCGTGCCCGTACCCGTGCCCCGTAAGCCGGGGCGGCCGCCCGCGTCGCTGCAGGTGGCCGAGGAGCTGCGGAGCCGGTACGCCGCACAGCCCGGCCTCTGA
- a CDS encoding ATP-binding protein: MAELTANAALHGRVQGRDARLALTLTPTALRIEVTDAQGGRLPVRTPDADTDGESGRGLLLVTTLADAWGCDPPPGRQDGVGGVHPERRRAERGRRKRPLGHFWRGEDEKERYSVGS, from the coding sequence ATCGCGGAACTGACCGCCAACGCCGCGCTGCACGGTCGGGTACAGGGCAGGGACGCACGCCTCGCCCTCACCCTGACGCCGACCGCCCTGCGCATCGAGGTCACCGATGCGCAGGGCGGCCGTCTGCCCGTACGCACGCCGGACGCCGATACCGACGGTGAGTCCGGCCGGGGCCTGCTGCTGGTCACCACCCTGGCCGACGCCTGGGGCTGCGACCCACCACCCGGGCGGCAAGACGGTGTGGGCGGAGTGCACCCGGAGAGGCGCCGGGCAGAGCGCGGCAGGAGGAAAAGGCCGCTCGGGCATTTCTGGCGCGGAGAGGACGAGAAAGAACGCTACTCGGTAGGATCTTGA
- a CDS encoding DUF262 domain-containing protein → MTLRELFGPDRRLVVPVFQRPYVWTEDRNWRPLWEDVTALVRRRLAGDEVHPHFLGAVVLDQLPTPTGAMPARQVIDGQQRLTTLQVLLAAIRDVARELDVHDKYVRALAKLTANDDDMADDPHALYKVWPTHIDRASFRDIVDGRLRRAADVAAPAAPGAPAIVQAYWFFRDRTVEWAQELRYESTVDEGFDALVRVVRDKFELVVIDLKPEDNAQVIFEALNDRGTPLQASDLVKNLVFQKAEEQGLPVEELYRDVWAQLETPDWRKEVRQGRLKRPRLDVFLTQYLTCELAEEVLNPELFLTFRRYVADSEMPLADLMRGMVDRADAYRKLTAEDQPATPEGRVLRTVGVLDANTVLPVLLWLVTRFDEDDRAGAMRDLDSYLVRRTVCRLTTKNYNRLFLELLKELKAKDDPAVVTDFLLRQDADSGYWPRDHDIRYVFRSQPLYKHLTRARLRLVLTELEATLYSGKTERIVHDGELTIEHLLPQSWEAHWPLPDDAGHGSVEAHQRREALVHTLGNLTLLTGKLNPAVSNGPWERKRAEILKHSALSLNRSLPERWDEDTIMARADHLAEAFCRRWQRPEGGASALPVAPLSTSVAAARTNTPVDRPAAVKVPQPRRDVALHMREAFAGLPVGSVLTVAQIVAARTSQYEAGEISAGAVTARLNSDNVPGIRAVLGSSPLSARKIT, encoded by the coding sequence ATGACGCTGCGTGAACTGTTCGGACCGGACCGGCGTCTTGTCGTACCGGTCTTCCAGAGACCGTACGTCTGGACCGAGGACAGGAACTGGCGGCCGTTGTGGGAGGACGTCACCGCTCTGGTCCGCCGGAGGCTGGCGGGGGACGAGGTCCATCCGCATTTCCTCGGTGCCGTGGTACTGGACCAGCTGCCGACCCCCACGGGGGCGATGCCCGCCCGGCAGGTCATCGACGGCCAGCAACGGCTGACGACACTGCAAGTACTCCTCGCGGCGATCCGCGACGTGGCGAGGGAACTCGACGTCCACGACAAGTACGTACGCGCGCTCGCCAAGCTCACCGCCAACGACGACGACATGGCCGACGACCCGCACGCGCTCTACAAGGTGTGGCCCACCCACATCGACCGGGCGTCCTTCCGCGACATCGTGGACGGTCGGCTGCGGCGGGCCGCCGACGTCGCGGCCCCCGCCGCTCCCGGCGCCCCGGCGATCGTCCAGGCGTACTGGTTCTTCCGCGACCGCACCGTCGAGTGGGCACAGGAGCTGAGGTACGAGAGCACGGTGGACGAGGGCTTCGACGCCCTGGTGCGCGTGGTGCGCGACAAGTTCGAGCTCGTTGTCATCGACCTCAAGCCCGAGGACAACGCCCAGGTCATCTTCGAAGCGCTCAACGACCGCGGCACCCCGCTGCAGGCCTCCGACCTCGTGAAAAACCTCGTCTTCCAGAAGGCGGAGGAACAAGGGCTCCCGGTGGAGGAGCTCTACCGGGACGTGTGGGCCCAGCTGGAGACGCCCGACTGGCGCAAGGAGGTACGGCAGGGAAGACTGAAGCGCCCTCGGCTGGACGTCTTCCTCACGCAGTACCTGACATGCGAGCTCGCCGAGGAGGTACTGAACCCCGAGCTCTTCCTGACCTTCCGCAGGTACGTCGCGGACTCCGAGATGCCCCTGGCCGACCTGATGCGCGGCATGGTGGACCGGGCGGACGCCTACCGGAAGCTGACGGCCGAGGACCAGCCGGCCACCCCGGAGGGGCGAGTCCTGCGCACCGTCGGCGTCCTGGACGCCAACACCGTCCTGCCCGTCCTGCTGTGGCTGGTCACCCGCTTCGACGAGGACGACCGTGCCGGTGCGATGAGGGACCTGGACTCCTACCTGGTGCGCCGCACGGTCTGCCGCCTGACGACGAAGAACTACAACCGGCTCTTCCTGGAGCTGCTCAAGGAGCTGAAGGCCAAGGACGACCCGGCGGTGGTAACCGACTTCCTGCTGCGACAGGACGCCGACTCCGGCTACTGGCCCCGCGATCACGACATCCGATACGTCTTCCGCTCCCAACCGCTGTACAAGCACCTCACCCGCGCCCGGCTACGGCTGGTGCTGACCGAGCTGGAGGCCACGCTGTACTCGGGCAAGACCGAGCGGATCGTCCACGACGGAGAACTGACGATCGAGCACCTGCTGCCCCAGTCCTGGGAGGCACACTGGCCGCTTCCGGACGACGCGGGCCACGGGAGCGTGGAGGCTCATCAGCGCCGGGAGGCACTCGTCCATACGCTGGGGAACCTGACCTTGCTCACCGGCAAGCTCAATCCGGCGGTCTCCAACGGCCCCTGGGAGCGCAAGCGCGCCGAGATCCTGAAGCACAGCGCGCTGTCCCTGAACCGTTCGCTGCCCGAGCGGTGGGACGAGGACACCATCATGGCCCGGGCGGACCATCTGGCGGAGGCGTTCTGCAGGCGCTGGCAGCGTCCGGAGGGAGGCGCATCCGCTCTCCCGGTCGCACCTCTCTCGACCTCCGTAGCGGCGGCACGGACGAACACACCCGTCGACAGGCCGGCGGCGGTCAAAGTGCCCCAGCCTCGCCGTGACGTCGCCCTTCACATGCGCGAGGCCTTCGCGGGTCTCCCGGTCGGGAGCGTTCTGACGGTCGCGCAGATCGTGGCGGCTCGCACCAGTCAGTACGAGGCCGGTGAGATCAGCGCCGGCGCGGTGACCGCGCGACTCAACAGCGACAACGTTCCCGGCATCCGGGCCGTTCTCGGCTCCAGTCCGCTGTCCGCCCGCAAGATCACCTGA